GCGCGCCCGCCACCCTCGGCCTGCTCACGCAACTGGGGGAGCATCTGGTGCATATCTACGGCCAGCACGAGCAGGCGGTGCTGCTGCGACCCGCCAGCCATTTGGAGCTGCTCGATCGCTTTGCCGATCTCGGCGCACCGCGCGCCGAGGTCGCGGCCGCCTTCGCGCGCTATGCCGAGGCGCGACGCGAGTGCGACGACCACGCCCGCCGCGCCACCGAGGTCGCGCAACGCCGCGACCTGCTCGAGTACCAACAACGCGAGCTGTCGGCCGCGGCGCCCCGCGCCGGGGAGGAGGGGGCGCTGCGGCAGGAGCGCGAGCTCCTGCGCCACGCGGAACGGATCGAGACGACCTGCCGCGAGGGCGAGGCCCTGCTCTATGCGGGCAAGGGTGCGATGGTCGGCACCCTCACCCGCCTCCAGCAGCAGATGGCGGACTTGTGCGGCGTGGTGCCAGCGCTCGGCGAGGTCGCCGCCCTGGTCGACAACGCTCGTGTTCAGCTCGAGGAAGCGGCGCTGCAGATGCGCGGCGTCGCCGAACGGCTCGACCGCGATCCCGCTCGCTTGGAGGCGATCGAGGAGCGGCTGGTGCTCCTGCAGCGGCTGTCGCGCAAGTACGGCGTGCCCGCCGATGCGCTGGCCGAGGCGCTGACCGCGGTCGAACGCGATCTGGCATCGCTGGAGTCGGTGGCCGCGGACAGCGCCGCCGCGACGGCGCGCCAAGCCGAGCGGCGGACCGAGGCGCTGGCCGTCGCGCGCCGGCTGAGCGACGCGCGGCGGACGGCGGCGCGCCAGCTCGAAGCGCGAATGGGCAGCGAGCTGGCCGCCCTCGGCATGAATGGCGCGCGGTTCGGCGTCGCGCAGGACGCGGACGACGGCGTGCTCACCGCCGAGGGCATCGATCGCATCGAGTTTCTCCTCGGCGCCAACCCTGGAGAGCCGCCGAAACCGCTCGCGCGGGTCGCCTCTGGAGGCGAGCTGTCGCGCATCATGCTGGCGTTGAAGGCGTTGGCCGCGACCGCCGGCGAGATGCCGATCCTGATCTTCGACGAGGTCGACGCGGGCATCGGTGGCAGCGTGGCGTTGGCGGTGGCGCGGCGCCTCAAGGCCCTGGCCCAGTCCCGCCAGCTCCTGTGCATCACCCACCTGGCGCAGATCGCCGCGTACGCCGACCAGCACGTGGCGGTCGAAAAGCAGCAGCGGGCGGGACGCGTCTTCACCCACGCCCGCGCGCTCGATGCAACGCAGCGTATCGCCGAGGTGTCGCGCATGCTGGGCGGCAC
The genomic region above belongs to bacterium and contains:
- the recN gene encoding DNA repair protein RecN, whose protein sequence is MLRELRIREVAIIDEVALTFGPGLNVISGETGAGKSILLQSLALLCGTRGSADLIRADADEAVVEGLFECELPDTLREALNLGDDGEVLVRRHLTRTGKGRVYVNGAPATLGLLTQLGEHLVHIYGQHEQAVLLRPASHLELLDRFADLGAPRAEVAAAFARYAEARRECDDHARRATEVAQRRDLLEYQQRELSAAAPRAGEEGALRQERELLRHAERIETTCREGEALLYAGKGAMVGTLTRLQQQMADLCGVVPALGEVAALVDNARVQLEEAALQMRGVAERLDRDPARLEAIEERLVLLQRLSRKYGVPADALAEALTAVERDLASLESVAADSAAATARQAERRTEALAVARRLSDARRTAARQLEARMGSELAALGMNGARFGVAQDADDGVLTAEGIDRIEFLLGANPGEPPKPLARVASGGELSRIMLALKALAATAGEMPILIFDEVDAGIGGSVALAVARRLKALAQSRQLLCITHLAQIAAYADQHVAVEKQQRAGRVFTHARALDATQRIAEVSRMLGGTAAPAEAERYAKRLLAEARRATAGSEP